In Urechidicola croceus, a single window of DNA contains:
- the ppk2 gene encoding polyphosphate kinase 2: MMRDLKLTPSNIKKLNSNKGLVSLLSREPLDYSKVIRYINYEKKLKKLQVELVKLQTWAIQNNERIIILFQGRDAAGKGGAIRRATERINPRHFRIIALPKPTQEEQSQWYFQRYVNQFPKEGEIVFFDRSWYNRAVVEPVNGFCTEKEHEIFMSQVNDFERMVTESGTRLVKIYMSISKKEQAKRFEDIKSDPLKQWKMTPVDEKAQELWNKYTFYKNKMFAKTNDGGIPFKIIRANRKTSARIAVIEHILESIPYDKNIEI; this comes from the coding sequence ATGATGAGAGATTTAAAATTAACACCTTCTAATATAAAAAAACTTAATTCTAATAAAGGTCTAGTTTCTTTATTATCAAGAGAACCTCTTGATTATTCTAAAGTAATAAGATATATTAATTACGAAAAAAAATTAAAGAAACTTCAAGTCGAATTGGTAAAACTACAAACTTGGGCAATTCAGAATAATGAACGAATAATTATTCTTTTTCAGGGTAGAGATGCTGCCGGAAAGGGAGGGGCAATAAGACGTGCTACCGAACGAATAAACCCAAGACATTTTAGAATTATTGCATTACCAAAACCAACTCAAGAAGAACAAAGTCAATGGTATTTTCAACGATATGTAAATCAATTTCCTAAGGAAGGAGAAATAGTTTTTTTTGATAGAAGTTGGTATAATAGGGCAGTGGTAGAGCCAGTAAATGGGTTTTGTACAGAAAAAGAGCATGAAATTTTTATGAGTCAAGTAAATGATTTTGAACGTATGGTTACCGAGTCTGGAACTAGATTAGTGAAAATTTACATGTCAATTTCTAAGAAAGAACAAGCAAAACGCTTTGAAGATATAAAATCTGATCCTTTAAAACAATGGAAAATGACACCTGTTGATGAAAAAGCACAGGAGTTGTGGAATAAATATACTTTTTATAAAAATAAAATGTTTGCCAAGACCAATGATGGTGGGATTCCATTTAAGATTATTAGGGCAAATAGGAAAACATCAGCAAGAATTGCTGTAATTGAACATATTTTAGAAAGTATACCTTATGATAAAAATATAGAAATATAA
- a CDS encoding cysteine desulfurase family protein, whose protein sequence is MNKIYLDNAATTAIAPEVIDVITNSMASIYGNPSSTHQFGRTAKSIVENARKSIAKRFNVTASEIVFTSGGSEADNLILWNAVTNLGVTRIISSRIEHHAVLHTIEMIEKDLKISVEYVNVNEEGCIDLIHLEELLSENNQKTLVSLMYVNNEIGTILDVKKVCELCKTNNALFHSDAVQAVGHYALDLQETPIDFIVASAHKFHGPKGVGFAYFKKGFGIKPILTGGEQERGARAGTENVHSILGMEKALELVYQNLDADIEYISGLKNYFMEQLSINIPKVIFNGIPANSLESSYSILNVRFPVDSPMLLFSLDLKGIAASGGSACQSGSNTGSHVLNAILSEKEAMKTSVRFSFSKHNTTEEIDSVLGVLIDVLKK, encoded by the coding sequence ATGAATAAAATTTATTTAGACAATGCCGCCACGACTGCAATAGCACCTGAAGTTATCGATGTTATAACAAATTCAATGGCTAGTATTTATGGTAATCCTTCTTCAACTCATCAATTTGGAAGAACTGCTAAATCTATTGTTGAAAATGCTCGTAAGAGTATTGCTAAAAGATTTAATGTTACTGCAAGTGAAATAGTATTCACTTCTGGTGGTAGTGAGGCTGATAACCTTATTTTATGGAATGCTGTAACCAATCTTGGTGTTACTAGAATTATTTCATCTAGAATTGAACACCATGCTGTATTGCATACAATTGAAATGATAGAAAAAGATCTTAAAATATCTGTTGAATATGTAAATGTTAATGAAGAAGGTTGTATAGATTTAATTCATTTAGAGGAATTGTTGTCAGAGAACAATCAAAAGACTTTGGTTAGTTTGATGTATGTAAATAATGAAATTGGGACTATTTTGGATGTGAAAAAAGTTTGTGAATTGTGTAAAACAAACAATGCTCTTTTTCATTCAGATGCTGTTCAAGCAGTAGGGCATTATGCTTTAGATTTACAAGAAACACCAATTGATTTTATTGTGGCAAGTGCTCATAAATTTCATGGGCCAAAAGGAGTAGGTTTTGCTTATTTTAAAAAAGGATTTGGAATAAAGCCAATTTTGACTGGTGGAGAACAAGAACGGGGTGCTCGTGCAGGAACGGAGAATGTTCATAGTATTTTAGGAATGGAAAAAGCCTTAGAATTGGTTTATCAAAATTTAGATGCCGATATAGAATATATTAGTGGATTGAAGAATTATTTTATGGAGCAATTATCTATTAACATTCCTAAAGTAATTTTTAATGGAATACCGGCAAATTCTTTGGAGAGTAGTTATTCAATTTTAAATGTTCGTTTTCCTGTTGATAGCCCTATGTTGTTGTTTTCACTTGATTTAAAAGGAATTGCAGCATCGGGTGGAAGTGCGTGTCAAAGTGGAAGTAATACAGGTTCACATGTACTCAATGCAATTTTATCTGAAAAAGAAGCAATGAAAACATCTGTTCGTTTTTCTTTTAGTAAACACAATACTACCGAAGAGATAGATTCTGTTTTAGGAGTACTTATTGATGTCTTGAAAAAATAG
- a CDS encoding Smr/MutS family protein — MKFDIGDRVVVMDDVLGGKVIKILDDEITIETDDGFVMNFLKKELVKIDIDQSEIAKTSNLDYNLSVKEDYKKGRKLTRVKNKKDGVPPMEVDLHINKLTKSTRGMDNYDMLNLQLETAKHKLEFAIRNRIPRIVFIHGVGEGVLKQELGYLFRNYSVDYYEASYQKYGMGATEVYIRQNK, encoded by the coding sequence ATGAAATTTGATATTGGTGATCGTGTAGTGGTAATGGATGATGTTTTAGGGGGTAAAGTTATTAAGATTCTTGATGACGAAATTACAATTGAGACAGATGATGGTTTTGTAATGAATTTTTTAAAAAAGGAATTAGTAAAAATTGATATTGATCAATCTGAGATTGCTAAAACTTCAAATTTAGATTATAACCTATCAGTAAAAGAGGACTATAAAAAGGGACGTAAATTAACGAGAGTTAAGAATAAGAAAGATGGAGTTCCTCCAATGGAAGTAGATCTTCATATTAATAAATTAACCAAATCTACAAGAGGGATGGATAATTACGATATGTTAAATTTACAACTAGAAACCGCTAAACATAAGTTAGAATTTGCGATTAGAAATAGAATTCCAAGAATTGTATTTATCCATGGAGTTGGAGAAGGTGTACTAAAACAAGAATTAGGATATTTATTTAGAAACTACTCCGTAGATTATTATGAGGCATCATACCAAAAATATGGCATGGGAGCAACAGAAGTTTATATTCGCCAAAATAAATAA
- a CDS encoding aminotransferase class I/II-fold pyridoxal phosphate-dependent enzyme produces MKDLFDRIIKDKGPLGKWAEQAEGYFVFPKLEGEISNRMMFNGKKVITWSINDYLGLANHPEVKKVDSEAAAQYGMAYPMGARMMSGHTTFHEQLEKECAEFVDKEAAYLVNFGYQGMVSAIDALVSKNDVIVYDMDTHACIIDGVRLHAGKRFVYKHNDVESLEKNLQRATKMATENDGGILVISEGVFGMRGEQGRLKEIAALKEKYNFRLLVDDAHGFGTLGEGGRGTGFEQGVQDEIDVYFATFAKSMAGIGAFFAGDKDIIQYLQYNMRSQMFAKSLPMPMVKGALKRLDMLRTMPELKDKLWKNVHALQNGLRDAGFDLGTTQTCITPVFLKGEIPEAMAMVHDLRENYGVFCSIVVYPVIPKGLIILRLIPTATHTLDDVKETIAAFSGIREKLEKGIYKRIGATMV; encoded by the coding sequence ATGAAAGATTTATTTGATAGAATAATAAAGGATAAGGGTCCTTTAGGGAAATGGGCAGAACAAGCAGAAGGTTATTTTGTTTTCCCAAAATTAGAAGGAGAAATTTCTAATAGAATGATGTTTAATGGAAAGAAGGTTATAACTTGGAGTATTAATGATTACTTAGGTTTAGCCAATCATCCTGAAGTTAAAAAAGTAGATTCTGAAGCAGCAGCGCAATATGGAATGGCTTACCCAATGGGAGCTAGAATGATGTCAGGACATACAACATTTCATGAGCAATTAGAAAAAGAGTGTGCCGAATTTGTTGATAAAGAAGCAGCTTATTTAGTAAATTTTGGATATCAAGGAATGGTTTCTGCAATTGATGCATTAGTTTCCAAGAATGATGTGATAGTTTATGATATGGATACTCATGCATGTATAATAGATGGAGTAAGATTACATGCAGGTAAGAGGTTTGTATATAAACACAATGATGTTGAGAGTTTAGAAAAAAACTTGCAAAGAGCAACAAAAATGGCTACTGAAAATGATGGGGGTATTTTAGTAATATCTGAAGGAGTTTTTGGTATGCGTGGCGAGCAAGGTAGATTAAAAGAAATAGCAGCTCTTAAAGAAAAATATAATTTCAGACTATTAGTTGATGACGCTCATGGTTTTGGAACACTTGGAGAAGGTGGTAGAGGAACAGGTTTTGAGCAAGGAGTTCAAGATGAAATTGATGTGTATTTTGCAACTTTCGCTAAGTCAATGGCAGGAATAGGTGCTTTTTTTGCAGGAGATAAAGACATAATTCAATATTTACAATACAATATGAGATCTCAAATGTTTGCAAAGTCTTTACCAATGCCAATGGTTAAAGGAGCTTTAAAACGTTTAGATATGTTACGTACAATGCCAGAGTTAAAAGATAAACTTTGGAAAAATGTACATGCACTTCAAAATGGATTGAGAGATGCAGGATTTGATTTAGGGACAACACAAACATGTATTACTCCAGTATTTTTAAAAGGAGAAATTCCAGAAGCGATGGCAATGGTACATGATTTACGTGAAAATTATGGAGTTTTCTGTTCGATTGTAGTATATCCAGTAATTCCAAAAGGTCTTATTATTTTAAGATTGATACCAACAGCTACGCATACATTAGATGATGTTAAAGAAACTATTGCAGCTTTTTCTGGTATTAGAGAAAAATTAGAAAAAGGAATATATAAAAGAATAGGAGCAACTATGGTATAG
- the ppk2 gene encoding polyphosphate kinase 2, protein MAENSTKIQNKLTLEDFQSATTNEELLAIIKDKNINIDKVERTLKYNDELRKLQVELVKLQQWITNNKKRVIVIFEGRDAAGKGGNIRRFTEHLNPRSTHTVALTKPSEIERGQWYFMRYIKELPNPGEIVFFDRSWYNRAVVEPVMGFCTEKQYKMFMAQVPEFEHMLYEDDITIIKFWFSISKDEQLKRFESRIKSPLKRWKFSPVDRKGQELWDVYTTYKERMFSRTHNSYSPWIIVKANDKKNARLESMRYVLSQFNYEGRDEALTTLHPDPNVVMRYYRSNQQID, encoded by the coding sequence ATGGCAGAAAATAGTACAAAGATTCAAAATAAACTTACACTAGAGGATTTTCAAAGTGCAACAACAAATGAAGAATTACTAGCAATCATTAAAGATAAAAATATAAATATTGATAAGGTTGAAAGAACTTTAAAATATAATGATGAATTGCGTAAACTTCAAGTAGAATTGGTAAAATTACAACAGTGGATTACTAATAATAAAAAACGTGTTATTGTAATTTTTGAAGGTAGAGATGCTGCTGGTAAAGGAGGAAATATAAGGAGATTTACTGAGCATTTAAATCCTCGTTCAACCCATACTGTCGCACTTACTAAACCAAGTGAAATAGAACGTGGTCAATGGTATTTTATGCGATATATTAAAGAATTACCCAATCCAGGAGAAATAGTTTTTTTTGATCGTAGTTGGTACAACAGAGCAGTAGTTGAGCCAGTAATGGGTTTTTGCACCGAAAAACAATATAAAATGTTTATGGCACAAGTTCCTGAGTTTGAACATATGTTATATGAAGATGATATTACTATAATTAAATTTTGGTTTTCTATTTCTAAAGACGAACAATTAAAAAGATTCGAATCAAGAATCAAAAGTCCTTTGAAGCGATGGAAATTTAGTCCAGTGGATAGAAAAGGACAAGAATTGTGGGATGTGTATACAACTTATAAAGAGAGAATGTTTAGCCGTACACACAATTCATATAGTCCATGGATAATAGTTAAAGCAAATGACAAAAAAAATGCTCGATTAGAAAGTATGAGATATGTATTATCACAATTCAATTATGAGGGAAGAGATGAAGCTTTGACAACACTACATCCAGATCCAAATGTAGTTATGAGATATTATCGTTCAAATCAACAAATTGACTAA
- a CDS encoding low molecular weight phosphatase family protein, with protein MIDTKIINTKKFFTDSLNNLVLTEERKELLDRIAQFIANERKSKHKVFLNFICTHNSRRSQLAQVWAHYAILFYQLKNSKSFSGGTEETAFHRNTIKTLQEVGFKFNLKEFSHKNPVYEISFKNMKKPIIGFSKIFDHESNKKPFIAITTCSSANENCPFIADALKRFHLPYEDPKSSDNTPNTSQKYLETNKQVAAEMNYIFKQVSNLI; from the coding sequence ATGATTGACACAAAAATAATTAATACTAAAAAATTCTTTACTGACTCATTAAATAACCTAGTTTTAACCGAAGAAAGAAAAGAATTATTAGATAGAATCGCACAATTTATTGCCAATGAAAGAAAAAGCAAACATAAAGTTTTTTTAAATTTTATTTGCACACATAACTCAAGAAGAAGTCAATTGGCACAAGTTTGGGCACATTATGCTATTTTATTTTATCAATTAAAAAACTCTAAAAGTTTCTCTGGTGGAACTGAAGAAACTGCTTTTCATAGAAACACAATTAAAACACTTCAAGAAGTTGGTTTTAAATTTAATTTAAAAGAGTTTTCTCATAAAAATCCAGTATATGAAATTTCTTTTAAAAACATGAAGAAGCCAATTATCGGTTTTTCAAAAATTTTTGATCACGAATCAAATAAAAAACCATTTATCGCAATAACTACATGTTCATCTGCAAATGAGAATTGTCCTTTTATCGCAGATGCTTTAAAACGTTTTCATTTACCATATGAAGATCCAAAATCATCTGACAATACTCCAAATACTTCGCAAAAGTACCTTGAAACCAATAAACAAGTTGCTGCAGAAATGAATTATATTTTTAAACAAGTTTCTAATTTGATATAA
- a CDS encoding CCC motif membrane protein, with product MEKQKLQGANSALILGIFSIITACCCSGLPGLILGIIGLNSAKKAKAAADANPDAYSNIGNIEAGRITSLIGVVLGVIFLLWTIYLVSSGQWQEQMEQYQEMIEQMQNQ from the coding sequence ATGGAAAAACAAAAATTACAAGGAGCCAATTCCGCGTTGATATTGGGTATATTTTCAATTATTACTGCGTGTTGTTGCAGCGGATTACCAGGGCTAATTCTTGGAATTATTGGGCTCAACAGTGCTAAAAAAGCCAAAGCAGCCGCAGATGCCAACCCTGATGCTTATTCTAATATTGGAAACATTGAAGCAGGTAGGATAACTTCACTAATTGGAGTTGTATTAGGAGTTATTTTCTTATTATGGACAATTTATTTAGTGTCTTCTGGTCAATGGCAAGAACAGATGGAGCAATATCAAGAAATGATTGAACAAATGCAAAATCAATAA
- a CDS encoding DUF2752 domain-containing protein → MSFISFLEENMLSCTFKKNFDVDCMGCGMQRSIIHLLKGEFIDAFLLYPAIYTLISMFLFLGIHLKFNFKHGGKILTYLFILNTIIILINFLIKLNH, encoded by the coding sequence ATGAGTTTTATTTCTTTTCTTGAAGAAAATATGCTTTCCTGCACGTTCAAAAAAAATTTTGATGTCGATTGTATGGGATGTGGTATGCAAAGATCAATTATTCACCTATTAAAAGGTGAATTTATTGATGCATTTTTATTGTATCCAGCAATCTACACTCTTATTTCAATGTTTTTATTTTTAGGTATTCATCTAAAATTTAATTTTAAACATGGAGGTAAAATCCTAACATATCTCTTCATTTTAAATACTATTATTATTTTAATCAACTTTTTAATCAAATTAAATCACTAA
- a CDS encoding sensor histidine kinase: protein MCTFIKKITFFSIMFSAVVLYSQNYHFDIYSLKEGLPQSQVNDVVQDEIGYLWVATNGGGVAQFDGKQFFIWNKKSGLISNYITSLYTEYNSIYIGTRDGLSVKLKSKVTNYKSPKINSIHKNENDIYLATNKGVRRYFENVGVQLVSLSKELDNAVIHTIFFDGNLFWLDSNVGIFKLSSLESNTEIEKVKSSEYPKLNNDEMSISSILEENKLRSSDVNKIYKDKQSNIWIGSTKGLFKLSQNKFEHSLLGNRIKSVYKAGNSIIVSNSERGLVKIDSLGVHKIKSVNLKINSISGKDSIIFAGSDKSVFVLNSLKLIDTLNFEFKIKKLLVQNDKIWVATQNHGVVSFNYDLKTGSVINYYNYSKTDGVYDLKINDIQLDRLERLWYVTKDGFLGYIDKNIVKHLGKPLPTNSNIGSIVFHGTKLFLGTQGSGVWWSEVAEELNFVRLTGQKKLFSQNIYQMIFDQYQNLWIGTQSGIDKIELDNSTQINNIFHFGKSEGFIGVEVTENTIASGDDGNIWFGTVNGLTKLPSESSVKNDEKPVLYFEDIEVVYNSIDTINYNDWINSSKKLNLKPTDNHIAFSLKTVDLNHPKDVEYRWRMSTKEWSGWSKDTKYNFPSLESGNYTFEAQSRTLNFNESNPILFNFSIGKPLVQKLWFKLMVISFLIFIGLYFILSYFNRVKQRNLEIKERLELENNLLSLEQKALRLQMNPHFIFNVLNGIKSMGSSDSSKMNSTINKFASLLRLTLNNSRQDTISLSEEITTLKNYIEVEQLMTEKKFNYSIDVKSDIDTEEILIPPMLIQPFVENAIRHGILPNNKIGELGINFEVKEEQLHCIIEDNGVGVYQSQMNKSKTDHQSMALQVTKERVESISGKGSFRIEEIIDEDNSVKGTRVLFKIPLVTDF from the coding sequence ATGTGTACATTCATTAAAAAAATCACATTCTTTTCTATTATGTTTTCTGCAGTTGTTTTATACTCGCAGAATTATCATTTTGATATATATTCATTAAAAGAAGGGTTACCACAATCGCAAGTAAACGATGTTGTTCAAGATGAGATTGGTTATTTGTGGGTTGCAACAAATGGTGGAGGAGTAGCACAATTTGATGGGAAGCAATTTTTTATTTGGAATAAAAAGAGTGGATTAATTTCTAATTATATAACTTCATTGTACACAGAGTATAACTCAATTTATATTGGAACTCGGGATGGGTTGTCGGTTAAACTTAAAAGTAAGGTAACAAACTATAAGAGCCCAAAAATCAACAGTATACATAAAAATGAAAATGATATATACCTAGCAACAAATAAAGGTGTTAGGAGATATTTTGAAAATGTAGGGGTACAATTGGTTAGTCTTTCAAAAGAATTGGATAATGCAGTAATTCATACTATTTTTTTTGATGGAAATTTATTTTGGCTTGATTCAAATGTTGGAATTTTTAAATTATCTAGTTTAGAGAGTAACACTGAAATTGAAAAAGTAAAGTCTTCTGAATACCCTAAGTTGAATAATGATGAGATGAGTATATCTTCCATTTTAGAAGAAAATAAACTTCGAAGTTCTGATGTAAATAAAATATATAAAGATAAGCAGTCTAATATATGGATAGGTAGTACCAAGGGGCTGTTTAAATTGTCTCAAAACAAATTTGAGCATAGTTTACTTGGCAATAGGATTAAGTCTGTTTACAAGGCAGGTAATTCAATAATAGTTTCAAATTCTGAAAGAGGATTAGTGAAAATTGATTCATTGGGTGTTCATAAAATTAAAAGTGTAAATCTTAAAATAAACTCAATCTCAGGAAAAGACAGCATTATTTTTGCCGGAAGTGACAAATCAGTTTTTGTATTAAACTCATTGAAATTAATAGATACGTTAAATTTTGAATTTAAAATTAAGAAATTACTTGTTCAAAATGATAAAATATGGGTTGCCACTCAAAATCATGGAGTTGTAAGTTTCAATTATGATTTAAAAACAGGGAGTGTTATAAATTATTATAATTACTCTAAAACGGATGGTGTATATGATTTAAAAATTAACGATATTCAACTAGATCGTTTAGAGAGACTTTGGTATGTTACTAAGGATGGATTTTTAGGTTATATCGATAAAAATATAGTAAAACACTTAGGAAAACCATTACCCACTAACTCTAATATAGGGTCAATTGTATTTCATGGTACTAAATTGTTTTTGGGAACTCAAGGAAGTGGAGTTTGGTGGTCAGAAGTTGCTGAAGAATTGAATTTTGTAAGATTAACAGGTCAAAAAAAGTTATTTTCTCAGAACATATATCAAATGATATTTGATCAATATCAAAATCTTTGGATAGGAACTCAGAGTGGAATAGATAAGATTGAGTTAGATAATTCTACTCAAATCAACAATATATTTCATTTTGGTAAAAGCGAAGGTTTTATAGGGGTTGAAGTAACAGAAAATACAATAGCATCAGGAGATGATGGTAATATTTGGTTTGGAACGGTAAATGGTTTGACAAAATTACCATCAGAAAGTTCTGTTAAAAATGATGAAAAACCAGTCCTTTATTTTGAAGATATCGAAGTTGTTTACAATAGTATTGATACAATAAATTATAATGATTGGATTAATTCTTCTAAAAAACTCAACTTAAAACCAACAGACAATCATATAGCTTTTTCGTTAAAAACTGTTGATTTAAATCACCCAAAAGATGTCGAGTATAGATGGAGAATGAGCACTAAAGAATGGAGTGGTTGGTCTAAAGATACTAAGTATAATTTTCCAAGTTTAGAGTCGGGTAATTATACTTTTGAAGCGCAGTCAAGAACGTTAAATTTTAATGAAAGCAACCCTATATTATTTAATTTTTCAATAGGTAAACCTTTAGTTCAAAAGTTATGGTTTAAATTAATGGTAATCAGTTTTTTAATTTTTATAGGGTTATACTTTATACTGAGTTATTTTAATAGGGTTAAGCAAAGAAATTTAGAAATCAAAGAACGTTTAGAACTAGAAAATAATTTATTGTCGTTAGAGCAAAAAGCATTGCGATTGCAAATGAATCCACACTTCATTTTTAATGTTTTAAATGGTATAAAATCGATGGGTTCAAGTGATTCAAGTAAAATGAATTCAACAATAAATAAGTTTGCTTCTTTACTTAGGTTAACACTAAATAATTCTCGACAAGATACTATTTCACTTAGTGAAGAAATTACTACTTTAAAAAATTATATAGAAGTAGAGCAATTAATGACTGAAAAGAAATTTAATTATTCAATTGATGTGAAATCTGATATCGATACAGAAGAAATTTTAATTCCACCTATGCTAATTCAACCATTTGTTGAAAATGCAATTCGACATGGAATTTTGCCAAATAATAAAATTGGGGAATTGGGCATTAATTTTGAAGTTAAAGAAGAGCAACTTCATTGCATTATAGAAGATAACGGTGTAGGTGTTTATCAGTCTCAAATGAATAAAAGTAAAACAGATCATCAATCTATGGCTTTACAAGTAACTAAAGAGCGAGTTGAATCAATTTCAGGTAAGGGTTCATTTAGAATTGAAGAAATAATAGATGAGGATAATTCTGTTAAGGGCACAAGAGTTCTATTTAAAATACCATTAGTAACAGATTTTTAA
- a CDS encoding PLP-dependent cysteine synthase family protein: MKRNSSIHQNILELIGETPMIKLNKITKDLDGEFLVKFEGYNPGHSTKDRIALYIIEKAEEQGILKPGNTIIETTSGNTGFSLAMVSISKGYECILAVSSKSSKDKIDMLKAMGAKVYVCPANVSADDPRSYYQVAKRLHSETANSVYINQYFNQLNIDAHYATTGPEIWEQTGGKITHLVAASGTGGTISGTARYLKEHNPNIKILGVDAFGSILKKFHETGEFDSKEIYPYRIEGLGKNLIPTATNFEIIDKFEKVTDEDSAHRAREIALTEGIFAGYTSGAVMQAVMQYAEAGEFTKDSRVVVIFPDHGSRYMSKIYSDDWMREQGFFDSQKQEQAAIEFIK, translated from the coding sequence ATGAAACGAAATTCAAGTATTCATCAAAACATACTAGAACTTATTGGAGAAACCCCAATGATTAAATTAAATAAAATCACCAAAGATTTAGACGGTGAGTTTCTAGTAAAATTTGAAGGTTATAACCCTGGACATTCTACAAAAGACAGAATAGCACTCTATATTATTGAAAAGGCAGAGGAACAAGGTATCCTTAAACCAGGAAATACAATTATAGAAACTACATCAGGTAATACTGGGTTTAGTTTAGCTATGGTTAGTATTTCTAAAGGCTACGAATGTATTTTAGCAGTAAGTTCTAAATCTAGTAAAGATAAGATCGATATGTTAAAAGCAATGGGAGCTAAAGTTTATGTATGCCCTGCTAATGTAAGCGCAGATGATCCAAGGTCTTATTATCAAGTTGCCAAAAGGCTTCATTCTGAAACTGCAAATTCTGTATATATAAATCAATATTTCAATCAATTGAATATTGACGCACATTACGCAACTACAGGTCCAGAAATATGGGAGCAAACAGGTGGTAAAATTACACATTTAGTAGCCGCTAGTGGAACAGGAGGAACAATTTCTGGTACAGCAAGATATTTAAAGGAGCATAATCCTAATATTAAAATACTAGGTGTAGATGCCTTTGGTTCTATTTTGAAAAAATTTCATGAAACTGGAGAATTTGATAGTAAAGAAATTTATCCATATAGAATTGAAGGATTAGGAAAGAATTTAATACCTACTGCTACAAATTTTGAAATTATAGATAAGTTCGAGAAGGTAACTGATGAAGATAGTGCACATCGGGCAAGAGAAATAGCTTTGACAGAAGGTATTTTTGCAGGATATACAAGCGGAGCAGTAATGCAAGCCGTAATGCAGTATGCTGAAGCAGGAGAATTTACTAAAGACAGTCGAGTTGTAGTTATATTTCCTGATCATGGTTCAAGATATATGAGTAAAATATATAGTGATGATTGGATGAGAGAACAAGGATTCTTTGATAGTCAAAAACAAGAACAAGCAGCTATAGAATTTATTAAATAG
- a CDS encoding LytR/AlgR family response regulator transcription factor — MITTVLIDDMPTALQLLKSDLESKHSEIKIIGTAKSVVEGAKLLRTVSPDILFLDIMLGDGTGFDLLEILPELNSKVIFVTASDEYAIRAFKFAAIDYILKPYSDEELASAIEKAKKQLIPDSEQLGILRDTLSEPNKKPKKISLHTLEKISVVDLDDIIRCQSDSNNTIFYLKGGQKIFVTKTLKYFADMLKSYEFIRVHQSHLINLQYVKEFIKTDGGYLILKNKDNVPVSVRKRAEVMEILSGINKN; from the coding sequence ATGATAACAACAGTTTTAATTGATGATATGCCTACTGCGCTGCAGTTATTAAAATCAGATTTGGAGTCTAAACATTCTGAAATTAAAATAATTGGAACTGCAAAAAGTGTGGTAGAGGGTGCAAAACTATTAAGAACCGTTTCTCCTGATATTTTATTTTTAGATATTATGTTAGGTGATGGTACTGGTTTTGACTTGTTGGAAATTTTACCAGAGTTAAATTCTAAAGTTATATTTGTTACTGCAAGCGATGAATATGCTATACGGGCATTTAAGTTTGCTGCAATAGATTATATACTCAAACCTTATTCTGATGAAGAATTGGCTTCAGCAATTGAGAAGGCAAAAAAACAACTCATTCCAGATAGTGAGCAATTAGGGATACTTCGAGATACTTTAAGTGAGCCTAATAAAAAGCCTAAAAAGATTTCACTGCATACATTAGAAAAAATCAGTGTTGTTGATTTAGATGACATTATACGTTGTCAATCTGATAGTAATAATACAATCTTTTACTTAAAAGGTGGTCAAAAAATATTTGTAACGAAAACCTTGAAGTATTTTGCTGATATGCTTAAGAGCTATGAGTTTATTCGTGTACATCAAAGTCACTTAATAAATTTACAGTACGTCAAAGAATTTATTAAAACAGACGGAGGATATCTCATATTAAAAAATAAAGATAATGTACCTGTTTCTGTTCGAAAAAGGGCAGAGGTAATGGAAATTTTATCAGGTATTAATAAAAATTAA